One window from the genome of Myxococcales bacterium encodes:
- the asnB gene encoding asparagine synthase (glutamine-hydrolyzing), whose product MCGITGLLDADGLAAAPARELAGRMAAAIATRGPDDAGTWSDGAHVAFGFRRLAILDLSPLGQQPMASASGRYTIAFNGEIYNHRELGVALAAQGHRFRGRSDTEVLLACIEQYGFVATLPKLRGMFALAVWDATERALYLARDRMGEKPLYYGWVRGGSLLLFGSELKALQAHPQFAADIDRGALMKFMRHGYVPAPRSIYQGIHKLPQGMWVRISPTQRGAEPQSYYSFRDVAEAGLAAPLVVSLDDAADQFGAELARAVGEQMVADVPLGAFLSGGIDSSLVVMMMQQQSTRPVKTFSIGFDSARYDETAYAREVATRLGTDHTEFHVTGADALALIPQLPTIYDEPFADSSQIPTTLVSRLARQHVTVALTGDGGDEILAGYPRYATLRKLARFYDLPGRRALATVADRLVAAVSRDGDAATLDRRALDWLRRRTDIASAADLDAFYELLMSLWYHPEWVVPDVAEPRGIMPLTKDVLARGNVTERAMYVDTVQNLADALLVKVDRAAMSNSLETRLPLLDHRVVELAWRLPYATKVAGDRGKLVMRQLLARQLPPRLFERPKMGFMIPVVPWLRGPLRDWAESLLFERALREDGFLQPEIIRRRWQGFLAGTRDWHGPLWPVLMWQAWRQHQTRLSAPSTP is encoded by the coding sequence ATGTGCGGGATCACGGGCCTTCTTGACGCCGACGGCCTGGCCGCTGCGCCGGCCCGAGAGCTAGCGGGGCGTATGGCGGCAGCGATCGCGACGCGCGGTCCCGACGACGCCGGCACGTGGAGCGATGGCGCGCACGTCGCGTTTGGTTTTCGCCGTCTTGCCATCCTAGATCTATCGCCGCTTGGACAGCAGCCAATGGCCTCGGCGAGCGGCCGCTACACGATCGCGTTTAACGGCGAGATCTACAACCATCGCGAACTTGGTGTGGCGCTTGCTGCGCAGGGCCATCGCTTTCGGGGCAGATCAGATACCGAGGTATTGCTCGCATGTATCGAGCAATACGGCTTCGTCGCCACCTTGCCCAAGTTGCGCGGCATGTTCGCGCTTGCGGTGTGGGATGCTACCGAGCGGGCGCTGTATCTCGCGCGCGATCGGATGGGTGAAAAGCCGCTCTACTACGGTTGGGTGCGTGGTGGTTCACTTTTGCTCTTTGGCTCCGAGCTTAAGGCGCTGCAAGCGCATCCGCAGTTTGCCGCCGATATCGATCGCGGCGCGCTGATGAAATTCATGCGGCATGGCTATGTGCCCGCGCCGCGTTCGATCTACCAGGGCATTCACAAGCTGCCGCAGGGGATGTGGGTGCGTATCTCGCCGACGCAACGGGGCGCCGAGCCGCAGTCGTACTATTCGTTTCGCGACGTCGCCGAGGCCGGACTCGCCGCGCCGCTGGTGGTGTCGCTCGACGACGCGGCTGACCAGTTTGGCGCCGAGCTGGCGCGCGCGGTGGGCGAGCAGATGGTCGCCGACGTGCCGCTGGGTGCGTTCTTGTCGGGCGGCATCGATTCGTCGCTTGTGGTGATGATGATGCAGCAGCAATCTACGAGACCGGTCAAAACCTTTTCGATCGGATTTGACAGCGCGCGCTACGACGAGACGGCGTATGCGCGCGAGGTCGCGACGCGCTTGGGCACTGATCACACGGAGTTTCACGTAACCGGAGCCGACGCGCTCGCGCTGATTCCGCAGCTCCCAACCATTTACGACGAACCATTCGCCGATTCCTCGCAGATTCCAACCACGCTGGTGTCGCGGTTGGCGCGGCAGCACGTCACGGTGGCGCTTACCGGCGATGGCGGCGACGAGATTCTTGCCGGCTATCCGCGCTATGCCACACTGCGCAAGCTGGCGCGTTTCTACGACCTCCCGGGGCGACGTGCGCTCGCGACTGTCGCCGATCGCTTGGTCGCCGCCGTGTCGCGCGATGGCGACGCCGCTACGCTAGATCGGCGCGCCCTTGATTGGCTGCGCCGCCGCACTGATATCGCCAGCGCCGCTGATCTCGACGCCTTCTACGAGCTATTGATGAGCTTGTGGTATCACCCCGAGTGGGTGGTGCCGGATGTCGCGGAGCCGCGGGGCATCATGCCGCTAACCAAAGACGTCCTGGCGCGGGGCAATGTCACCGAACGCGCTATGTATGTCGACACCGTGCAAAATCTCGCCGACGCCCTGCTGGTCAAAGTAGACCGCGCGGCGATGTCAAACAGCCTTGAGACGCGGCTGCCATTGCTCGATCACCGCGTCGTCGAGCTGGCGTGGCGCCTGCCGTATGCGACCAAGGTTGCCGGCGATCGCGGCAAGCTCGTGATGCGGCAACTGCTCGCACGCCAGTTGCCGCCGCGGCTATTCGAGCGCCCCAAGATGGGTTTCATGATCCCGGTCGTTCCATGGCTGCGCGGCCCGTTGCGGGACTGGGCGGAAAGCCTGCTGTTTGAGCGCGCCCTGCGCGAAGATGGATTTTTGCAGCCGGAAATTATTCGCCGTCGTTGGCAGGGGTTTCTGGCTGGGACGCGTGATTGGCATGGCCCGCTGTGGCCGGTCTTGATGTGGCAGGCTTGGCGTCAGCATCAGACTCGGCTATCGGCGCCGTCGACCCCATAA